A genomic window from Longimicrobiales bacterium includes:
- a CDS encoding IS5 family transposase, whose amino-acid sequence MRNWSEYEAGLQRRGALTVWLSDAALDAWCAPASGRSGGQRRCADIAIQAALTIRMVFHLPLRQTEGFLRSLAQLLDVDLPIPDHTTLSRRLKKLGDVRFRRLAIDQPIHLLIDSTGLRIHVGHMQKPPRNRAWRKLHLAVDADTGEILASNLTARRTHDCTQVPALLQQIAEPVASVSADGAYDTRVVYQAAHEQGEGRPVRVLIPPGRNAQFSPKPSTALQERDRNIRSIRELGRREWHTH is encoded by the coding sequence GTGCGTAACTGGTCTGAGTACGAGGCGGGCCTCCAGAGGCGTGGGGCCCTCACCGTCTGGCTCTCAGATGCTGCGCTCGATGCCTGGTGTGCTCCGGCCAGCGGCAGGTCCGGCGGTCAGCGCAGGTGCGCAGACATCGCGATCCAGGCAGCCCTGACCATCCGCATGGTCTTCCATCTTCCGCTTCGCCAGACCGAGGGATTCCTCCGCTCGCTGGCCCAGCTACTCGACGTGGATCTCCCGATCCCCGACCACACCACTCTGTCTCGGCGACTCAAGAAGCTCGGTGACGTTCGGTTTCGCAGGCTCGCCATAGATCAGCCGATCCATCTGCTCATTGACAGTACGGGACTCAGGATCCACGTCGGTCATATGCAGAAGCCACCCAGGAACAGGGCTTGGAGGAAGCTGCACCTCGCTGTCGATGCGGATACAGGCGAGATCCTCGCATCGAATCTTACTGCTCGCCGGACGCATGACTGTACCCAAGTTCCGGCCCTCCTTCAGCAAATCGCTGAACCCGTGGCATCGGTCTCCGCAGATGGTGCGTACGACACGAGGGTCGTCTACCAAGCAGCCCATGAGCAAGGCGAAGGGCGACCGGTGCGGGTGCTCATTCCACCTGGACGTAACGCCCAGTTCAGCCCGAAGCCCTCGACCGCGCTCCAGGAGAGAGATCGAAACATCCGCTCCATCCGAGAACTCGGACGACGCGAGTGGCACACGCACTGA
- a CDS encoding choice-of-anchor B family protein yields the protein MTCVRRFALTLAALAAMASPAFAQAGSFGNSVIIDGDALLIGEPNNSFRPGMVYVYGKTGSEWAETTILTAPDAERADGFGAVLALADNTLFVANRGGAVFSYERSRASWSFDEMVTEDTSAGLDARCDYNGYCGVDYGISLAANGDWLLVGHAHVTTDRTRLRPRQRRATDDVPDEPAGEVIAYQRSADGWTERQRFSSPAEANADGFGAAITFVGDRLLVGAPGATSADGVDGAGRVFEFRMDGGGWQHAGELTVDANTDATFGAPIVAQDDRVMIGAPFDDQGMGAVFVFERNGDSWSTVRRMGHPEAQEGDVFGSAIAVDGTDVWIGSPVTRGLETGETFVATAAGMQRFRFTEEETNNEDSFGHRIVVSNGVAAITAAGLDHQAGGVFVYERGTDGQWGQSQILVSPPDQMGAVLGEEIRCSEEGSVDIFECTDVELYAYVPTSLLTAPEDARGIRANDNWGWTDRETGREYALVGRNDGTSFIDITDPMNPVLIGDLPKTSNTPRSQLWRDIKTFKSHAYIVADGAGAHGMQIFDLTRLRDVMDPPVKFDSDVLYRGVPNNVVESSHNVIINEDTGFAYLTSRGCSGLHMIDINDPQNPDFVGCSDPGSTHDAQCVVYHGPDDNFTGQEICLRMSGNVFQISDVTDKSNPVELANASHPNPAYMHQGWLTEDHRYFIMDDESDVIAGNVETTRTLVWNLDELEDPVLAREFFGTLPASAHNLYVKGDLTYQANYNYGLHILDISDPLNPVEVGMFDTSPYRTGAGFGGAWSTYPFFDSGTIIVTSMQEGLFMLKKRVRPIS from the coding sequence ATGACTTGTGTCCGTCGTTTCGCACTGACCCTCGCCGCTCTCGCCGCGATGGCTTCACCCGCATTTGCCCAGGCGGGGTCCTTCGGCAACTCCGTCATCATCGACGGTGATGCTCTGCTGATCGGCGAGCCGAACAACAGCTTCCGGCCCGGCATGGTCTACGTGTACGGCAAGACTGGAAGCGAATGGGCCGAAACGACGATCCTTACCGCTCCCGATGCCGAGCGCGCGGATGGGTTCGGAGCGGTGCTCGCTCTCGCAGACAACACGCTCTTTGTCGCAAACCGCGGCGGTGCCGTGTTCTCATACGAGCGAAGCAGAGCGAGCTGGTCGTTTGACGAGATGGTGACTGAGGACACCTCAGCTGGCCTCGACGCTCGATGCGACTACAACGGGTACTGCGGCGTCGACTACGGGATCTCACTCGCGGCCAACGGCGACTGGCTCCTCGTAGGGCACGCGCACGTGACGACCGATCGTACGCGCCTCCGTCCGCGGCAGCGCAGGGCGACGGACGACGTTCCGGACGAGCCGGCTGGAGAGGTGATTGCGTATCAGCGCAGCGCGGACGGCTGGACGGAGCGCCAGCGCTTCTCCTCACCCGCTGAGGCGAACGCCGACGGCTTCGGTGCAGCCATCACGTTTGTCGGGGACCGACTCCTCGTCGGAGCCCCGGGTGCGACGAGCGCAGACGGCGTGGACGGTGCAGGACGGGTATTCGAATTCCGCATGGACGGCGGCGGATGGCAGCATGCAGGTGAGCTGACCGTCGACGCGAACACGGATGCGACTTTTGGGGCACCGATCGTGGCCCAGGACGACCGGGTCATGATCGGTGCACCGTTCGACGATCAGGGCATGGGCGCCGTGTTCGTCTTCGAGCGAAACGGCGACTCCTGGTCGACGGTGAGACGTATGGGTCATCCCGAAGCCCAGGAGGGTGACGTGTTCGGCTCCGCGATCGCCGTGGACGGTACGGACGTGTGGATCGGATCTCCGGTCACTCGTGGCCTCGAGACCGGAGAGACCTTCGTCGCAACAGCGGCGGGGATGCAGCGCTTCCGGTTCACGGAGGAAGAGACGAACAATGAAGATTCGTTTGGCCACCGTATCGTGGTCTCGAATGGCGTAGCGGCCATCACCGCCGCCGGTCTCGATCACCAGGCAGGCGGCGTCTTCGTGTACGAGCGCGGTACTGATGGACAGTGGGGTCAGTCGCAGATCCTCGTGAGCCCGCCCGATCAGATGGGTGCCGTTCTCGGTGAGGAGATCCGCTGCTCGGAAGAAGGCTCGGTCGACATCTTCGAGTGCACCGACGTCGAACTGTATGCGTACGTGCCTACCTCACTGCTCACCGCGCCCGAGGACGCGCGCGGTATCCGCGCGAATGACAACTGGGGCTGGACCGATCGGGAGACGGGTCGTGAATACGCCCTGGTCGGTCGCAACGACGGCACCTCGTTCATCGACATCACCGACCCGATGAACCCCGTCCTCATTGGTGACCTCCCGAAGACCTCGAACACGCCTCGTTCGCAGCTCTGGCGGGACATCAAGACGTTCAAGAGCCATGCTTACATCGTGGCTGATGGTGCGGGCGCGCACGGGATGCAGATCTTCGATCTGACACGTCTCCGGGACGTCATGGATCCGCCCGTGAAGTTCGACTCTGACGTGCTCTACCGTGGCGTTCCGAACAACGTCGTGGAGAGCAGCCATAACGTGATCATCAATGAAGACACCGGCTTCGCGTATCTCACGAGCCGCGGCTGTTCGGGTCTGCACATGATCGACATCAACGATCCCCAGAACCCGGACTTCGTCGGGTGCTCCGATCCGGGAAGCACCCACGACGCGCAGTGCGTCGTCTACCACGGGCCCGACGACAATTTCACCGGGCAGGAGATCTGCCTGCGCATGTCGGGCAACGTGTTCCAGATCTCGGACGTCACCGACAAATCAAACCCGGTCGAGCTCGCGAACGCCTCACATCCGAATCCTGCGTACATGCACCAGGGCTGGCTCACGGAAGACCATCGCTACTTCATCATGGACGATGAGAGTGACGTCATCGCCGGGAACGTCGAGACGACAAGAACCCTCGTCTGGAATCTCGACGAGCTCGAAGACCCGGTACTCGCGAGGGAGTTCTTCGGAACACTCCCGGCGAGTGCGCATAACCTGTACGTGAAGGGAGACCTCACCTACCAGGCGAACTACAACTACGGACTCCACATCCTCGACATCTCCGACCCGCTCAACCCGGTGGAAGTCGGCATGTTTGACACGTCCCCGTATCGCACCGGTGCGGGCTTTGGTGGCGCGTGGAGCACGTATCCGTTCTTCGACAGTGGTACGATCATCGTGACGAGCATGCAGGAAGGACTGTTCATGCTGAAAAAGCGAGTACGGCCGATCAGCTAG